CAGCCCCCAGGGAGTAGAAAAAGGCCGCCCCGAGAGCAAAAGCCACCGATCTGTCCAACCGACGGAAGGGATCAGCCATGGCCGACCATGAGGCGCTCTTGAACTGGATCACATAAGCCCCGAAAATAATAAGACCGATCCCGGCAAACCCGGCCGCAGCCAGCCGCTCTCCCAGAAATACAGCTCCCCACAGGGGAACCAGGGCAGGGGCCATGGTAGTGAGGGGATAGATCACCGAGAGATCCCCGCTCCGGTAGCCTCCCGCCACTCCCAGGTGGTAAAGGGCAAAGAAGAACGCCGCACCTGCAAGTGGAAACAGGATCGCCGGTACAGTGGTCACATGATCCAGCGCCGTCCGCCCCAGAAAGGGGGTAAGACCCACCGCCATCATGACGTGGGCCAAAGCGAGGAGGCTGAAGCGGTCGTTAACATGCTTTACAACCGCGTTCCATATGGCGTGGAACAAGGCGGAGATGAGAATAAGGAGAAGGGCGGTCGTTTCCATGTGAATTGGACTTTTTATTTAATCTCGTGGAGCGTGCGTGCGTAGTGCGTAGAGCGTAATATAATCCCCATGGCCCCGGTTTTGCACCTCGCCGTGCATGGGACGATTAGCCTTGGATTACAGAGATCTCGATGTTTACAAGCTCGCCCGTAAAACTGCCATCGAAATCCAATCACTTTCAAAATCCTTTCCTGATGAAGAAAAATATTCATTGACCGACCAAGTCCGGCGATCATCACGTTCCATATGCGCCAACATAGCTGAAGCATGGCGAACGAGAGAC
This genomic stretch from bacterium harbors:
- a CDS encoding DMT family transporter, with translation METTALLLILISALFHAIWNAVVKHVNDRFSLLALAHVMMAVGLTPFLGRTALDHVTTVPAILFPLAGAAFFFALYHLGVAGGYRSGDLSVIYPLTTMAPALVPLWGAVFLGERLAAAGFAGIGLIIFGAYVIQFKSASWSAMADPFRRLDRSVAFALGAAFFYSLGAVFDKAGIFYTDPLTWSYLLIVCMAILESLFAVGMRMSYLTFAKEHWKSATGMALILLASILTYRYALKVTEVSYATSVRQVNALFGVLIGIFIFRERLGGLRMAAALVMVVGVAIIKTFG